The Rhododendron vialii isolate Sample 1 chromosome 3a, ASM3025357v1 nucleotide sequence TTATTTAACTTTGTCTCTCTCCAGAGTTGGGGAGATATGGTGAGAATTGGTGGAACAGACAAAATCGATTGGCTATGATGACAATGATGTTGTGAACTAACAATATTGCCTATCAAATCGCAAGTGAAGGAATATAAATTTCTCTCATATCCATCTTGTTCATGGTATGTTGTCTCACTCGTCCAAGCATGATAATTAGAGAACATAATCATTCCATTCTTTGGTCACCAACATGAAAGACCATAGTGTTTACTTTTCGTTGTTAACTCCAAAAATGGATTCTAATTTCTTCTGATGTCTCTCTGTTCTTTCTTTGTCCTATGGCCTTGAACTTGACTCGATGTTTGTTTGTTATTCATCCATTTTTGAAAATGCCATCTTGATggtatttttaagcttgaagcgacaaaaatcaattattacTAATTTCTATCTGAGAAGGTTATCTTGTATGGTAAATTAATTATTGAAAGGGTCCGCAAGTTAGTgattattaatatttttttgtaccgtGAGGGGAGGTGGACATTTCAATTTGTTTGCTAGCATTTCTTGGTACTTCTAGGATCACTATGAACCAGTACATACACGACTATGCATTAGTAGATACACGATATGTGGATATGTAGATCTTTCTAGCACTGTTTAATTTGCTTCAAAGATTAGCTGACCATCCTTGCTCATCTAACTAATTTATGCTAATGCTCTAACCCCATTTTGATATGGCTTGCTTTGCCTTAGAACCCAGAAGTAGAGCTCACGTGAGCATTTATTTGTCGCATGTAATGTTCTATTTCTGATCAAGTATGTATCTCTTAGGGTGGCCTTACAGTTCGTACATGAGATGCAATGCAAAGCACAGAAGAATTTTGATGCAAGTAGAGATAGGTCACTACCAGTATTTAGTGTAGGTGTTGCTTTTGTTGATGAAAGTGCCATTTATCCAGTCTCTTCCCAGCAACTTGATGATGCTATTGAAGACATGAAACTTATTGTATCGAATTTAACACCCCCAAGGAAGGTGTTTCATGTTATCCCAACTGCAAGCATCTATTCTTCAGATTTAGGGGAGGGGAAAGACAGGTTGAGAGAGTTAGTAAATGCTGTTAGTGATGTCACCGGGAAAGAAGATCTTATGCTGCATCTGCGAATGTTGTCATTGCAAAAGGTTCATCTTCTATGCTTGTTATTTAACTTCAATAGTGTAAGATGAAGGACTGGCAACTTGTTAATGCAGTACATCGCTGTTGTTATGCAGATTGCTCTTGAAAATGGATACACCAAACTTCTGTTGGGGTCATGTACATCAAGGATAGCTTGCCATGTCATTACAGCAACCGTTAAGGTtagcctctctctcttttctaaactcttgaaagaaatggagaTGGACTATAGAACAAATTCCATCTTTCATTAACTAATAAAAGCTGAAGGTTCAAATGACTATAGACCATAGAAAAATTCTTTCATTAACTGCTGAAAGCTGAAGGTTCGAACGATTATAAACTTATTTGAAAGAGAGGGAGCTGATATTGTGTCCTTTTACCAGGGCCAGGGTTACTCTTTAGCAGCAGATATACAATATGTTGATGCAAGATGGGGGGTACCAGTGGTGCTTCCCGTACGTGACTGTCTCACTCAAGAGCTCAGCATGCTTTGTTGCCTTGACAGGTCTTTTTAATGCTTTTTCCAGTTAGTGAGTCTTACCCCTTGAAATATTTAGATATCTTAAGTCCGATATAGCAGCTGGCCGAGCTGGTTGGCTGAAGTACGGTCAAGCAGTAAGTTAACACAGCTGCAGACATCAAATTTGGGGGCACAAAACCAGCTCTTGACTGCTATAGTTCGAGCAGTGCAAGGTTGATAGTGCTTGGACATAAGCTCTTGTTAAACTGAACCACTTTGAATTATCCTTTTTGAGAAAATGTTGTTTTGGTTTGCTATCGCATGGGTTGGGTTTCATTCTATGAGGACCAATGTGAAGTACAATTGTAATTATGACTAGTAATCTTGTATACTACCTCCGGTCCTATATGTTTGGTCGTTTTTCACTATTCTAGACATCTTGAAAATTGTTTATACTCTCTATATTATTCTTTTATAGATGGTTTAGAAAATTTTGTCTACAGGAGttaattgagtttttttttattggtgaaAAAATCTTGACTTTCTTTCCGCAAAATGCCATTTGTTCATCCAATCAAATGACACGAACCGCTGAAAAAAAGGACcaggaatatgatatggaggtAGTAAATTCTACATCTTATATGCATTACTTAGTGCAAGTACAGTATCGAGTCCGACATAAGCATTCACATGCAAAATGTTTTTTCCTTTGCCACATGTAATGGAAAGTTAATTAATACGATTTCACTGTGATGGGACTAATATTATCTTGGCAGGGCAGCTTGAAAACAGTGGAGGTTCTTGATACTCCTTGTTCTGGCATCAATGGTTTAGTCTCATCATTTGTAAAATTGTTGCAGGTAGAATGTCGATTGTGGATATATACTTTTTTTGGAATAGTATGCAGCATgtctattactccctccatccggTAAAGTTAGTCAATTACAAGTTTTCAAGCTTAAAGATATTGTACTTATCGAAATAaatttttgtgcaatatggatcttgtttgacagatctcaatgagatctttttgaacggtgcaaaaaaaagtaaaaaatatattttaataaatacattatttttaagtttgaaaattgtacGTAGTTTCGTAGGGGACCTACTttatgggacggatggagtatgtCGAACAGTTAGGCTCATAGGTTTACGGTGTAGATAAAGAGCTTACCATCAGAAATAAAACATTAAATTTGTTCTAAGGTTTTAAATTTGAATCTTGCTGAAATTACATGCGTTTCCTTCGGCTTTCAAAGTAAAAGCCCTTGTGGAAGTTCATTCTTTATTGTTTCCCTGTGCACATAGATTCTGCAATTTCATCATAATAGCTTTTGTGTTTCAGGAAGAAAATGCATCTCGAGAGAGCACTATTGTAAGAACGGCTGGAAAGCttactccatttgattttaacAGGATGCCAGCGAGTGACGACCTTAACTGTAATTTGGCATCCCTAAGGCGTCAAAAGAAATATAATCTGAAGTCGAATGAATCGCTTCCCCCAGAGTCCTTCTGTCCCATCTGCAATAGCCCACTCAGCAAATCCGACTTGTTAAGTTTGAATGATGTTGAGAATGGACAATTAAGTGCTGAAACATTTGGGGCTAAATGTTGTTTGAGTTGCTTGTTTCAGATCCTTCCCAAGGAACGCTCTTCCCTGGAGCACTTCTATTCATTTTTACCACAGCCAATTATTGCCCAAGCAAAGAATGACAATCATTGCAATCGGAGATGGCTTAGGTAAGACAGTACAGTTACATGTACTTCATGCCTGTAATTTGCGGATGAGGGATGATTTCAGTTAACATTATTTTAACCCCTCTGTCCAGTTTTTTTCATCGGTAATTGAATTGTTTCTCACCTGTGACCTTAATTTATCTTGCGTAAGTTGCCTTACTTGAGGCCTATGTTCCAATTTCCATGGACTTGGGTATTGGGTGCGGCCGTGCAGGTACTTGTTTAAGTGTCCGCCTCATCTAATTTCCGTTAAGGACTCTAAGATACACCAATATATTCAAATTTCTTagtatatttcttttttattgtcaGATAAATAGTGTTTGAAAAGTGCccgttggagtttgtcccacattgattaattatctcctccaaaattagtatatgaacctgggcggcctctccactctttgttaattgatttggagttggatgctttatcatggtatcagaactaggtttttggaggcttttcccctttgtttgtgccatagttgcactttgtttcattgtaaTCCGTGTGTTTCGGATCCTTTGTTGATCTCTCCACGTGTGAGTCGGGGGTCGCACATGCGGGGGATTGTTAGAGTTTGTCCTCCAAAATTAGTATGTGAACCTGGGCGttcactctttgccaattggtttggagttggatgctttaacagttcCTTAGGATGTTTTGTATTATATATTAGTTCCTCGCATAGGTCAAGATAACTTTGCATTACAAAAATGCTTGCTAGGTGTATGTCCAACTAAATGTGTTGGACATGTGTTACAGACCCTTGTCCCAGCGTCGAGCGTCCGACACGGATATTTTCTACATTTAACATAGCTCCAGGCTATGTGGaactttgtaattttttgtagAGTACTTCAATGATCGCGGTTATCTGGAGACCACATGTATTTGTGGCTCCTTCACATCTGAACATGGATAAATGGTCCAAGaattttgtttccaattttCTTGCATCGTATAAATTTTTGTGTGTTCTCTTCTTTGGATCTTATGCATTTTTGTGTGTTCTCTTCTTAGGGAGCAAATACAAGATTGCTTGCTTTCAGACAGTGAAGATGGAACCTAAACCTGCTATTTGCTCATTTTCAACTTCTTCTGCGGATACATCTCACTCTAGATGCTTGTGCTTTTTAAGCAATGGTTCACATTGCTAGAGTTGATGCTTCATAAGGGGAAAAGGCTATAGCAGCAAGCAGCCGACTGACAAGCGAACGTTTGATAACATCATAAGGAGAAAAGGCTATAGCAGCAAGCAGCCGACTAACAAGCGAACGTTTGATATTTAATCCAGCTTTCGCTCCTCTTTTGCTGGTATCAAGCTTTGAGGTGATGCAGATTCATGTCTGCTATCTATGACATGCAAAATGTATTGTTTACGTTGACCAACGGTATAACTATCcatctcttaaaaaaaaaattcagtgcttTTTGgtagtttgttttgttttttgctcggcaaaagcaTCGTTCTTGTAGCGAGGTTTGAGCTCAATGCACGGCGCCTATCACTGGATTACCACTCAGCATGTGCTTTTTAGCAGCTTCTTGTGAGAATGAATATAGAATTgcctcatttttccttttttgttgatCGATGACTAATCGATAAGATTTGGTCAATgccctttttgtttgttgtggaaaaatgtatgttcggttaccattttagtttagttttagtttagtttttcaatcattatcttatttcttttttccaattgttatcttattttttcaattattattttctcatctctctctatatctctccaatcattactcctctttttaattattgtcTTATTTCGCTCTCCACCCAttatcaaaattaaattaaattaaactgtcaaccaaacaaagttgacTCTTGAAGCTTTGCTAACAAGAAGTTACGAATCGAGATCAGGACCTTATTTTTAGGACACGGTGCCCATCTTGGATTTCCGCATAATATGATTTGAATCCGGCAAAGGGCTGAGTTAATGTAGGTAGGTATCAGGTATGTATGTTGATGCGGatccaaacatttcaaatatcATTTGTGGGGTGTTTGTAAATTTGTTGGACCCTCTTTGATAATGAAAACCGTTCATAGGTTATACCTCTTGAAGATTACCCATCATGCTAATCTTATGATTAGAAGGTACATTTTGTTATAATAAAAAAACTTCATGTCACACCTAATCAAATCCACTGTTTCAGATATGTTCTGTGTAATGGATGGATATACGGAGTAATTTATTTGCTTCAATGAGTGGAACTCaaacaaagcacaaaaaaagagagagaggaactcaAAGGATTTTTGTTGGTGGCTAGTCTTGTAtggggctgtaaacgaaccgagcagtTTGTGAGCTTGGTTGGGCTCGTTAACGCgcttgactcgtttagtaaatgagccgagctcgagttttcggctcgttaagggaggctcggctccgctcgattaaagaggttcatttagtaaatgactaaacgTGACTCGTTATGgttcgagccgagcttgagctcgacaaagctcggTTTGGCTCAGCTCGTTTTCCTCACCAAATCTGGTCCCAGCAATCCAGATTCTCCAACATCTGTCCAGCAGACAGGTGAAAGGCAGGGCCTTCCGTATAAAGCTTCAAAAGAGGGCCATCTCAATGCTcgattgatagctattgttaaAAGCAAATTTGAAGAACTCTCTCGTTACACTCAAAACATCATTTCGACAGATGACAACAAAGCAAGGAGGTTCGAGTGGGGACTCAGTTCAGCCCGAAAAGTCTTAGTTGGACACTCTTTTCCCACTTACTCTTGCGGTGACTTTATTGTGAAAATATAGCAAGTTGAACGATCAATGATTACGATCATTTTATGAGAGTTGAATATCTAGTCTATGTTGAACTGTAATACTAACTCCTTATAATTCGCTAAAGGATGCCCATGtatcaaaactatttttattagtGCATTACCATGTGTAGGGTATAAGGTTCTTATACATAAACATTTTGGTAATAACAGAAAATGTTTTGACATTTTTTACGGGAAGTCATGCTTGGTAGACTAGAAGGGTGAGGTCAGCCACTCTAATCATCTCTATGGCATCATTTAGGGGATGCACCTCGTATGCACCTCATCTCTCGTGAAATATTGGGAGTATAAGGACCATTCATTTTGACATGGGACCAAATATAAGTGTCGCTTCTTGCCGACACTTTTAACCTCATCTCTTGTGAGATGTGACCATTCATTTTGAAATGGGAGCAATTATAAGTGTCGTTTCTTGACGACACTTTTAGCGACTACAATTGGGTGCAGTGGCCCTTCCCATAACAATTGGCACAATTGGTCCCATTCCAGAATAAATGGTTCCGGggaatgattttgtcacttctttttttgttaacggtACTTTCctgaaaatgtatttttgcacaaaaaatacacttacaggaaAGTGacgttaaaaaaaatggaaagacaAAATCAGTAACCAATAAAAGGGAGTAATAAATGTCTTTTCGTACCACCACAATGCTGTCATATATATAGAGCCGAGCCAATTGGGCCCGTGGACAACAACTGAAACCAAAAGAAGATGTACCGTGGGCAGATTTTTCAGTGTACGCCctacactaatttttttttttgtcaaacggaattTCATACGCCCTACACTTAATTTCCCCTCAACCACTCAAAATGTACGGCAGATTTGACGAGAGATTATTTCATACCCTGGGGTATGACCACACTTTAGTGTGATGCAGAGAGCCCTTAGGGTACCGTGGCCATGCCCCAAAGGTATAGTATAATTTTTCCCATGCGACGGTCTTGTTCATTTTGAAGTTTTAAATATTTGCGCAcaatatttaataaattttttctatttatctcttcatttattatttttaaaaatcttgttcaaaacccaaaccgaataGTTGCAGACCTAGGATTTACCCCCTTTCTCTACCTCCCACTCTGATTTTTGTGACCTTGAAATTAATGACTGTATGTGTTGATTAGATTGTGCGCATATCGACTAATTTCGGAACTTTGAAGTTAATGATTAGACAAACCTTCAATGACCCTAAAATGGTTGATAACACCAGGAAAATCTCAAACCTAAAAACTTGGGAGGGATTAAACTCCCTTCTTCCTCTCTCAAATTTCTTTAATTTCATGTTCATAGATAGAACTGTTACCGGAAACAATCAAAAGATTCTCCATCCCTTTGCCTTTCATAATTCCCACTAGCTACTAAAGGAGACACTCTTTCTCTATCATCACATTTACATTTTTACCACTCAATTCTATACGAGATGTTCTATTTATTTCGATAGAGAGCAATAATAGAAAGTAGTGTTGGAATTCGTTGATGAAAAAGTGAATAGTCAAAgtagatatttttatttttattttttacttaggcaaaatagaaaatagtgtTAGTCGCGCGATCCGTTATAGATGCTCTCACAAAGAATCAAATCCACTTAACAGATATGCTATACGAAAATGGATGGATATATCAACTTTAATGAGTAGAGGATTGATTACGAACGAATTATATTGCATTGTATTCGTATCCCGTATTTGCATCGATGCTTCATAACTTGCCTTACTTGAGGTCTACTTTATACATGGGAATTTTTCTATggtacaaaaattattttttggtgtatGTGATACCTAAAAAGTCACTTCAGTGATAAGTACTCCACATTAAGTGTTAAGTATTTCATAAGGAGTTGTAAGTATACCACATTGAGTAATAGGTATTCCAGATGTATAATACTTACCACTCAATGTGAAATACTTACCACTTCATATGAAATAATTCCACATAGAGTGGTAAGTATTTCATATGCAGTACGAAGTATTTCACATTGAGTGGTAAGTATTTTATACTTACCATACTTATCATTCAATGCGGAATACTTACTGCTTCTTATGCATTACTTACCACTCAATGTTGAATACTTACCACTAAAGTGATTTTTTGGGTACcgtacccaaattttttttgtgtgtaccATAGATGCATGGACTCTATACATGGACTCGGATATTGGGTGCAGCCGTGCAGGTTCTCGTTTGAGTGTCATCTAATTTCCGTGAAGGACTTGGAGATACGCTgaaatatttgaatttcttACTATATTTCTTTTACATTATCGAAAACAGTGTTTAAAAAGTTTCTTAGAATGTTTCGTTCACAGTTTAGACCGGAGTTCCATGCATAGGTCACGATAACTTTGCATTACAAAAATGCTTGCTAGGCGTATGTCCAACTAAATGTGTTGGACACGGACTCCAGTCCGTTGTCCAAGTTTTGTGGGTATTTTATACGTTTAACACTGCTCAATGCTATGAGGAACTTTGtaatttgtttgaaagattACT carries:
- the LOC131319030 gene encoding cytoplasmic tRNA 2-thiolation protein 2 isoform X2, with protein sequence MACSSGSCESGCYKDNNEAEAAGEENQHSLKNEPPNGVPTGNNGVNRHNLCIKCKSKETIAATNPTPAALAAGGDGGRFCAECFRSNLFGKFKFAVTSNAMISPSDNVLVAFSGGSSSRVALQFVHEMQCKAQKNFDASRDRSLPVFSVGVAFVDESAIYPVSSQQLDDAIEDMKLIVSNLTPPRKVFHVIPTASIYSSDLGEGKDRLRELVNAVSDVTGKEDLMLHLRMLSLQKIALENGYTKLLLGSCTSRIACHVITATVKGSLKTVEVLDTPCSGINGLVSSFVKLLQEENASRESTIVRTAGKLTPFDFNRMPASDDLNCNLASLRRQKKYNLKSNESLPPESFCPICNSPLSKSDLLSLNDVENGQLSAETFGAKCCLSCLFQILPKERSSLEHFYSFLPQPIIAQAKNDNHCNRRWLREQIQDCLLSDSEDGT
- the LOC131319030 gene encoding cytoplasmic tRNA 2-thiolation protein 2 isoform X1, encoding MACSSGSCESGCYKDNNEAEAAGEENQHSLKNEPPNGVPTGNNGVNRHNLCIKCKSKETIAATNPTPAALAAGGDGGRFCAECFRSNLFGKFKFAVTSNAMISPSDNVLVAFSGGSSSRVALQFVHEMQCKAQKNFDASRDRSLPVFSVGVAFVDESAIYPVSSQQLDDAIEDMKLIVSNLTPPRKVFHVIPTASIYSSDLGEGKDRLRELVNAVSDVTGKEDLMLHLRMLSLQKIALENGYTKLLLGSCTSRIACHVITATVKGQGYSLAADIQYVDARWGVPVVLPVRDCLTQELSMLCCLDSLKTVEVLDTPCSGINGLVSSFVKLLQEENASRESTIVRTAGKLTPFDFNRMPASDDLNCNLASLRRQKKYNLKSNESLPPESFCPICNSPLSKSDLLSLNDVENGQLSAETFGAKCCLSCLFQILPKERSSLEHFYSFLPQPIIAQAKNDNHCNRRWLREQIQDCLLSDSEDGT